A single region of the Rhodohalobacter sp. 614A genome encodes:
- the mrdA gene encoding penicillin-binding protein 2: protein MTNHRQSDRIRTSAKILQGIVVLGLLILLGRIFQLQIIEYETYTPLSMQNSLRLEVVNPARGLIYDKNGTILVENQPIYSITITPARFEEEKIPLLAELLQVEETEVREKVNEAQNYSWHRTSRLFAEVSFESFSAIQENLWQLPGIGHQIESKRHYPTEVKASHVMGYLREATREEYLANDALRLGDKIGKSGLEMVYDNYLRGEVGTEYIRVNAFGQELGSYESGSLDIPPTKGSDLITTLDADLQLLAEQLMQNKRGGLVAIDPQTGGILSMVSAPQYDLSKLAGRMDIEYWQQINSHPHTPLYNRAISTRQPPGSTFKPFMGMVAMELGLITPQTEIYNPGYYSRGRRYGDLADPGNYNLEKAITYSSNTFFFWIMDRIASRGLLNNWSRLIKDFGIGPENNIDLPYEVSGIVPDSTYMNERFGDRYWGVGDLMSLGIGQGMVSASPLQMAVAAATIANGGYRVQPHVVSAIKDRNEQFQYTNPVFDKIDWLDQNQIETVKKGMRGVVTTGGGRYYANLPDIEVAGKTGTAQNPYGEDHGWFIAFAPLDNPQIAVAVLTENSGYGSISAAPIASLVIEKYLTGELNRQRVLDYVLNFTPKDNASGVAGQ, encoded by the coding sequence ATGACAAATCACCGACAATCAGATAGAATTCGTACTTCTGCTAAAATACTTCAAGGTATTGTAGTGCTGGGTCTGCTTATCCTTTTGGGGCGAATTTTCCAGCTTCAAATCATAGAATACGAAACATACACGCCGCTTAGCATGCAGAATTCCCTGCGCCTGGAAGTGGTAAATCCTGCACGGGGACTTATCTATGATAAAAACGGTACGATTCTGGTCGAAAATCAACCCATTTATTCCATTACCATTACGCCTGCCCGCTTCGAAGAGGAAAAAATTCCACTGCTCGCAGAATTGCTCCAGGTAGAAGAAACAGAGGTTCGCGAAAAAGTCAATGAAGCTCAAAACTATTCCTGGCATCGAACGTCACGGCTGTTTGCAGAAGTCTCATTTGAATCATTCTCTGCCATTCAGGAAAATTTGTGGCAGTTACCCGGCATCGGGCATCAGATTGAAAGTAAGCGCCATTACCCTACTGAAGTTAAAGCTTCTCATGTGATGGGCTACCTGCGGGAGGCAACTCGTGAAGAATATCTCGCAAACGACGCTCTCAGGCTTGGAGATAAGATCGGAAAAAGTGGGCTGGAAATGGTTTATGACAATTATCTTCGCGGAGAAGTGGGTACGGAGTATATTCGGGTAAATGCATTTGGTCAGGAGTTAGGCTCTTATGAGAGTGGATCGCTTGATATCCCGCCCACAAAGGGATCTGATCTGATCACAACCCTTGATGCCGATCTCCAACTGCTTGCAGAACAACTGATGCAAAACAAACGGGGCGGGTTGGTAGCTATTGATCCTCAAACCGGCGGCATTTTAAGTATGGTGAGTGCGCCTCAATATGACCTTTCCAAACTGGCCGGCCGGATGGATATAGAATACTGGCAACAAATCAATTCACACCCCCACACGCCTCTTTACAACCGGGCAATTTCAACCAGACAACCACCAGGCTCTACTTTTAAACCTTTTATGGGGATGGTGGCTATGGAACTCGGACTAATCACACCTCAAACCGAAATCTACAATCCCGGCTATTACTCCAGGGGACGACGATATGGAGACCTGGCCGATCCGGGAAATTATAACCTTGAAAAAGCAATAACGTATTCGAGCAATACCTTTTTCTTTTGGATCATGGATCGAATAGCCAGCCGTGGACTGCTCAACAACTGGTCCAGATTGATTAAAGATTTCGGGATTGGCCCGGAAAACAACATCGATCTTCCGTACGAGGTATCCGGAATTGTTCCAGACAGTACCTACATGAATGAACGGTTTGGTGACAGATATTGGGGGGTCGGGGATTTGATGAGTTTGGGAATCGGGCAGGGAATGGTTTCAGCATCGCCCCTGCAGATGGCTGTGGCAGCAGCCACCATTGCTAATGGAGGATATCGCGTTCAGCCGCATGTTGTAAGTGCTATAAAAGACAGGAATGAACAATTTCAATACACCAACCCTGTTTTTGACAAAATTGATTGGCTTGATCAAAATCAAATTGAAACCGTAAAAAAAGGAATGAGAGGTGTAGTAACTACCGGTGGTGGAAGATATTACGCCAACCTCCCCGATATTGAAGTAGCCGGAAAAACCGGAACCGCACAAAATCCCTATGGGGAAGATCACGGTTGGTTTATTGCTTTTGCCCCGTTGGACAATCCCCAGATTGCCGTAGCAGTTCTGACCGAAAACTCAGGATATGGCTCCATATCTGCCGCTCCGATTGCTTCACTTGTTATTGAAAAGTATTTGACGGGTGAGTTAAACAGGCAACGTGTGCTGGATTATGTTTTAAACTTTACACCGAAGGATAATGCAAGCGGGGTAGCCGGACAATGA
- the rodA gene encoding rod shape-determining protein RodA: MINAKDFSWSVIVLWVGIFTIGLAAIYSATQGPVSQFLPEYIQNNFFKQAVWVALSIVILVATQFISPRTFQGGAYLFYAVCILLMIITLFFGVEVSGSHSWLRIGPLNFQAGEITKIATILAAANYLTSRRDISAENLKTALTTVAIFMLPVVLLLLQNEAGVAIVYLTILPVVLFWSGLPYGISLLMISPALIGYFSILNWFWGVIMIVIITIAIFLIQRRTWLTVTSLALGILVVVGTEVALQKVLQPHQRARIESFANPTLDPLGAGWNVLQAKTAIGSGGLQGKGFMEGTQTQLRFLPAQWTDFIFCVVGEEFGFIGASIVLILFSLLFLRLLYMASNHKHPFAQLVIVSITFLFFMHFIINIGSATAILPIIGIPLPFMSYGGSAFLTNTIMLAICLNLDSHKRSFSIYS; encoded by the coding sequence ATGATTAACGCAAAAGATTTTAGCTGGTCGGTTATCGTTCTCTGGGTAGGAATCTTTACAATTGGATTAGCTGCAATCTACAGTGCTACACAAGGACCCGTTTCTCAGTTTCTACCTGAGTACATTCAGAATAACTTCTTTAAACAAGCTGTTTGGGTTGCTCTTTCTATTGTTATTCTGGTCGCTACGCAATTTATTTCTCCACGAACATTCCAGGGCGGAGCCTATCTCTTCTACGCTGTTTGTATATTATTAATGATCATCACTCTCTTTTTTGGGGTTGAGGTGAGTGGTTCTCACAGTTGGCTGCGAATTGGACCTTTGAATTTCCAGGCCGGTGAAATTACAAAAATAGCCACTATACTTGCCGCGGCCAACTATCTTACAAGCCGCCGCGATATTTCAGCCGAAAATTTAAAAACAGCCTTAACCACCGTTGCCATTTTTATGCTTCCGGTGGTGTTGCTTTTACTTCAAAATGAAGCTGGTGTAGCCATTGTATACCTTACAATTCTTCCGGTAGTACTGTTCTGGTCAGGACTACCATATGGAATTTCTCTGTTGATGATTTCTCCGGCTTTAATCGGTTATTTCTCGATACTAAATTGGTTTTGGGGAGTGATTATGATCGTCATCATAACCATTGCCATATTTTTGATACAGCGGCGTACCTGGTTAACCGTTACCAGTCTGGCTTTGGGAATTTTGGTAGTTGTTGGAACGGAGGTTGCACTTCAAAAAGTACTTCAACCACACCAGCGTGCACGTATCGAATCGTTTGCAAATCCAACGCTAGACCCACTGGGCGCTGGATGGAATGTATTGCAGGCCAAAACAGCTATTGGGTCGGGAGGATTGCAAGGCAAAGGATTTATGGAAGGCACTCAAACACAGTTGAGATTTTTGCCTGCGCAATGGACAGACTTTATTTTCTGCGTAGTCGGAGAGGAATTTGGATTTATTGGAGCCTCAATTGTTCTTATACTCTTCAGTCTCCTGTTTTTGAGGCTTCTCTACATGGCCTCGAATCATAAACATCCGTTTGCTCAACTGGTAATAGTAAGCATCACCTTTCTATTTTTTATGCATTTCATTATCAATATTGGAAGTGCAACAGCTATTCTGCCAATTATTGGAATTCCGCTTCCGTTTATGAGTTATGGCGGATCCGCTTTTCTCACCAATACAATTATGTTGGCGATTTGCCTCAATCTTGATTCTCACAAGCGATCGTTTAGTATTTATAGTTAA
- a CDS encoding ribonuclease HII — protein MDRYHYEKNLWVQGYQRVMGLDEVGRGCLCGPVVAAGVILKPHTQLSEEIADSKTLDEKDRVRLAVEIKEKASFWTIQQCSVKEIDDINILKASFKAMIRCSEADGAEPDYLLVDGNMFSPTVIPHSCIVKGDDKSASIAAASILAKVHRDNLMKKLHEEYPVFGWKTNVGYATKEHFAGLEKHGYTEHHRLSFSLRTTKVFERSE, from the coding sequence ATGGATAGATATCACTACGAAAAGAATCTTTGGGTACAAGGTTATCAAAGAGTTATGGGGCTGGATGAAGTAGGACGTGGCTGCCTATGTGGGCCTGTCGTAGCTGCAGGAGTGATATTGAAACCACATACCCAGCTAAGTGAAGAGATTGCCGACAGCAAAACCCTTGATGAGAAAGACAGAGTTAGGTTGGCTGTAGAAATCAAAGAGAAAGCAAGTTTTTGGACGATTCAACAATGTTCGGTAAAAGAGATAGATGACATCAATATTTTAAAAGCTTCTTTTAAAGCGATGATACGCTGTTCCGAAGCAGACGGAGCAGAACCCGATTACTTGTTGGTTGACGGAAATATGTTCAGTCCAACGGTAATTCCTCATAGTTGCATTGTGAAAGGAGATGATAAATCGGCATCTATTGCGGCAGCTTCCATATTAGCAAAAGTTCACCGCGACAATCTCATGAAGAAATTGCATGAAGAATATCCTGTATTTGGTTGGAAAACGAACGTTGGATATGCTACAAAGGAACATTTCGCAGGATTAGAAAAGCACGGCTATACCGAACATCATCGGTTGAGTTTTAGCCTTCGTACAACAAAAGTATTTGAGCGATCTGAGTAA
- a CDS encoding vWA domain-containing protein — protein MHFIYSKWDDRFNQSGKSPFETLWDLFQELLTISGGDVSQALRWLNQIDQEYKITDQFEDGYGLGDFIDEMKERGYLRFDEEQSIMVPTSKTDRSIRQKSLKEIFTQLKKGGEGHHKTNYSGKGLERQPETRPWKSGDDTSHIDSTGTMMNMLKHSSLDQFQLREDDLQVYDTDHYTSVSTVLLIDVSHSMILYGEDRITPAKKVAMALSELIMNNFAKDSLDIVAFGNEAWDIEVKDLPYLKVGPYHTNTLQGLQKARHILQRKKFSNKQIFMITDGKPSCMIENGRLYKNSFGLDRKIVNKVLDEAVVCRREQIDITTFMIARDPYLQNFVRELTEANKGRAYYSSLNKLGGYIFEDYIRNRRKRVQ, from the coding sequence ATGCATTTCATTTATTCTAAATGGGACGATCGGTTTAATCAGTCTGGAAAATCCCCATTTGAAACTCTTTGGGATCTATTCCAGGAACTTTTAACCATTTCGGGTGGAGACGTCTCCCAGGCCTTACGATGGCTGAACCAAATTGACCAAGAGTATAAAATTACCGATCAGTTTGAAGACGGCTACGGCCTTGGAGATTTTATCGATGAAATGAAAGAACGTGGGTATCTCCGGTTTGATGAGGAACAATCTATTATGGTTCCTACCTCTAAAACGGACCGGAGCATCCGCCAAAAATCATTGAAGGAAATTTTTACCCAGTTAAAAAAAGGAGGTGAAGGCCATCACAAAACAAATTATTCCGGAAAGGGACTCGAACGCCAACCGGAAACGCGTCCGTGGAAATCAGGAGATGACACATCTCATATTGACAGCACGGGAACGATGATGAATATGCTGAAACACAGTTCTCTTGATCAGTTTCAATTGAGAGAAGACGATCTTCAGGTTTATGACACCGATCATTATACGTCTGTATCTACAGTGCTTTTGATTGATGTGAGCCACTCCATGATTCTCTACGGTGAAGATCGAATCACACCGGCAAAAAAAGTGGCTATGGCTTTGTCTGAACTTATTATGAATAATTTTGCCAAAGATTCGCTGGACATCGTCGCGTTTGGAAATGAAGCCTGGGATATTGAAGTAAAAGATCTCCCCTATTTGAAAGTCGGCCCATATCACACCAATACCCTTCAGGGATTACAGAAGGCGAGACATATTCTGCAACGGAAGAAATTCTCGAACAAACAGATTTTTATGATTACAGACGGAAAGCCATCGTGTATGATTGAAAATGGACGGCTCTATAAAAACAGTTTTGGGCTGGATCGAAAAATTGTTAACAAGGTTCTTGATGAAGCGGTGGTCTGCCGGAGAGAACAGATCGATATCACAACCTTTATGATTGCGAGAGATCCTTACCTGCAAAATTTTGTACGGGAACTTACAGAAGCAAACAAAGGCCGAGCCTACTACTCTTCACTTAATAAATTGGGTGGATATATCTTTGAGGATTATATCCGTAACCGGCGAAAACGCGTGCAATAA
- a CDS encoding OmpH family outer membrane protein: protein MKKLNILSIVTLFILSAMMAVPSANAQASGDMEIGFVDPTAILQRMPEMRAVQQRLQNFAERKQNELTEKERELQTEMELYQQKVGVISEQARQTEEERLTQLDQEYRQLTSQAQQELQQQRAELMAPLLQQMQESINAVAAERGLDYVLNTTTSTGDVIILYVSPEVQSNYDITDAVMQNLGI from the coding sequence ATGAAAAAATTAAATATACTATCTATTGTAACCCTTTTTATTCTTTCAGCTATGATGGCTGTTCCATCAGCAAATGCCCAGGCCAGTGGCGACATGGAGATCGGTTTTGTGGATCCCACGGCTATTTTGCAGCGAATGCCTGAAATGAGAGCCGTTCAACAACGCCTTCAAAATTTTGCTGAGAGAAAGCAAAATGAACTGACTGAAAAGGAACGAGAACTCCAGACGGAAATGGAACTCTACCAGCAAAAAGTTGGTGTTATTTCTGAACAAGCCCGCCAGACTGAAGAGGAAAGATTGACGCAGTTAGACCAGGAATACCGTCAATTAACTTCACAGGCTCAACAAGAGCTACAACAACAACGAGCAGAATTGATGGCTCCGCTTTTACAGCAAATGCAGGAATCAATCAATGCTGTTGCAGCCGAGCGAGGGTTGGATTATGTGCTGAACACCACAACTTCTACCGGAGATGTGATTATTCTTTACGTTTCTCCGGAAGTTCAGTCTAACTATGACATTACCGATGCCGTCATGCAAAATCTTGGCATCTAG
- a CDS encoding OmpH family outer membrane protein, whose amino-acid sequence MKRLSITLLLLLVPIVASAQLKVAVMNPDSVLDALPETQQVQTDLEEYMQERQSAFQARYQDWINQMTEYSEQAEAGNLSETEQQEEEARLSEMQQELNSLQQRIQQQIQQRQTELFNPLLVRVEEAMAEVSEEMGLDYVINKASNTGDPIVYYTSERAPDITQNVIDKLTQN is encoded by the coding sequence ATGAAAAGACTATCAATTACATTACTGCTTTTACTGGTGCCCATTGTAGCGTCTGCCCAGTTGAAAGTAGCGGTTATGAACCCCGATTCCGTACTGGATGCTTTGCCGGAAACGCAGCAGGTTCAAACAGATCTGGAAGAATATATGCAGGAACGCCAAAGTGCATTTCAAGCCCGCTACCAGGATTGGATTAACCAAATGACAGAGTATTCTGAACAGGCAGAAGCCGGTAATTTAAGCGAGACTGAGCAGCAGGAAGAAGAGGCAAGGCTTAGCGAAATGCAACAGGAACTCAACAGTTTACAACAAAGAATTCAGCAGCAGATTCAGCAAAGGCAAACCGAACTTTTTAATCCGCTTCTTGTCCGGGTTGAAGAAGCAATGGCGGAAGTATCCGAAGAGATGGGATTGGATTACGTAATCAACAAAGCCTCGAATACAGGCGATCCGATTGTTTATTACACCTCAGAACGGGCGCCGGATATCACACAAAATGTTATAGATAAACTTACTCAAAATTAA
- a CDS encoding OmpH family outer membrane protein produces MLGKTCTYYIFILTFLFVDVAGAQDQKIGFIDSDVIMQQMPEYTGIEQRLNLLSDNWQQEIQEMEDEITELEREFEAREILFTEEIRQQRLDEIEQKRTDLDRFIEERFGPQGEYFTRQQELLEPIQRLVFDALTRVATRDSYDFVFDRAEDTRFLFVREEWNLTEEVMLELGINETGN; encoded by the coding sequence ATGTTGGGAAAAACGTGCACATATTACATCTTCATACTCACGTTTCTGTTTGTTGATGTTGCCGGTGCACAGGATCAAAAAATCGGGTTTATAGATTCGGATGTTATTATGCAGCAAATGCCGGAATATACCGGTATCGAACAACGATTAAACCTGCTATCCGATAATTGGCAACAGGAAATCCAGGAAATGGAGGATGAAATCACCGAACTGGAAAGAGAATTTGAAGCCAGGGAAATACTTTTTACGGAAGAAATCCGCCAGCAAAGGCTTGATGAAATCGAACAAAAAAGAACAGACCTGGATCGATTCATAGAAGAAAGGTTTGGGCCGCAGGGTGAATATTTCACACGGCAGCAAGAATTACTGGAGCCTATACAAAGATTAGTATTTGATGCGTTAACCCGTGTGGCAACACGAGATTCTTATGATTTTGTGTTTGACCGTGCCGAAGATACCAGATTTCTTTTCGTCAGAGAGGAGTGGAATTTGACTGAAGAAGTAATGTTGGAATTGGGAATTAATGAAACAGGAAATTGA
- the bamA gene encoding outer membrane protein assembly factor BamA produces MFNSKHFFFLLLLLISISFIPRQSSAQESDSTAFEIQDPTTITTREYEIREINISGLVTARETYLLSSSGLDVGDTIQIPGDDIASAIRQIYRTGIFSDVQITYEPVGVNEAIINIVVEEEPRLQSYELRGIKRSQRRDLREQLNLLRGFAVTNSIREQALITIRRFYREKGYWGTDIEIYEEISDDERNRLTLVFDIDPGDRTKVREFNFEGNEEFSDRKLRKEFDTIKQDRWWRLFKRHVYTQEKYQEGIDNILQFYRNNGYRDVRVLEDSVYVDDWRRKEGVYFDIQIQEGPQYHIRNIEWEGNTVYTDEELTNFLEFEKGDVFNETKFNENVEYNRSETDITSLYNNIGYLFFQIYPNMEIVQGDSLDVTFEIIEDEIATIRRVSFSGNTKTHDDVVRRTLRTVPGNTYSRSAIVRSIRELGTLGYFSPEGISPNINPNREEGTVDISYELDESQGTDNFEFSGGFGGRQIGIILSARVNFNNFSIGRVFEPGGWSPIPSGDGQKLSLGVQVTGRGYQSYSFSFTEPWLKGRPTSLGVSMSYNFYNYSNTYYGSLSQVADRRNELFTTSVSLGKQLDWPDDYFSQRLILTYNRFNVRNFSGIFEDGRADILTLRGVLSRNSLNNPISPSAGSEFDLSAEFALPIPGFAQFYKIKTGYQHHYTIVDKLVLSGSVDYGYMGYFSDNKRSNFQRFYLGGTQIQQRQNFLNDNIDLRGYPGGQDGVISPVDENQFQVGGRVFNKYSMELRYPAVSSDQVQLIPYVFMDAGNAFNTLKEFDPFEVKRAVGFGARIFLPILGLVDLSYGYRLDGTEPSFYNQSGLQAGEWEFLFNIGTPF; encoded by the coding sequence GTGTTCAATTCCAAGCACTTCTTCTTTTTACTACTCTTACTTATTTCAATTTCTTTCATTCCTCGGCAAAGTTCTGCACAGGAAAGTGATAGCACTGCATTTGAAATTCAGGATCCTACAACAATCACTACCCGCGAGTATGAAATCCGGGAGATTAACATTTCAGGTCTTGTTACCGCCAGGGAAACCTACCTGCTAAGCAGCAGCGGTCTCGATGTTGGGGATACTATTCAAATTCCGGGTGACGATATCGCCTCAGCTATTCGCCAGATATACAGAACAGGTATTTTTTCTGATGTTCAGATTACATACGAACCTGTTGGCGTGAATGAAGCCATAATCAATATTGTGGTGGAAGAAGAGCCCCGGCTCCAGAGTTACGAATTGAGAGGTATTAAACGATCTCAACGAAGGGATTTACGTGAGCAATTGAATTTGCTTCGCGGTTTTGCCGTAACCAATTCCATCCGGGAGCAGGCACTGATTACGATACGAAGATTTTACCGCGAAAAAGGATATTGGGGCACGGATATTGAAATTTATGAAGAAATCTCGGATGACGAACGGAATCGTCTGACTCTGGTTTTTGATATCGATCCGGGAGACCGTACCAAAGTGAGGGAGTTTAACTTTGAAGGCAATGAAGAATTCAGCGACCGGAAACTGAGAAAAGAGTTTGATACGATCAAACAAGACCGCTGGTGGAGACTCTTCAAACGCCACGTATATACGCAGGAAAAATATCAGGAAGGAATTGACAATATTCTCCAGTTTTACCGGAATAACGGCTACAGAGATGTAAGGGTGCTCGAAGATTCTGTGTATGTTGATGACTGGAGAAGAAAGGAAGGCGTGTATTTTGATATTCAGATCCAGGAGGGGCCGCAATATCATATTCGCAATATAGAGTGGGAAGGAAATACCGTTTATACGGACGAAGAACTTACCAATTTCCTTGAATTTGAAAAGGGCGATGTTTTTAACGAAACGAAATTCAATGAAAACGTCGAATACAATAGATCTGAAACGGATATTACCAGCCTTTACAATAATATCGGGTACTTGTTTTTCCAGATCTACCCAAATATGGAAATTGTTCAGGGAGATTCACTGGATGTAACATTTGAAATTATTGAAGACGAGATTGCCACCATACGGCGTGTTTCATTCAGCGGAAATACTAAAACTCACGATGATGTAGTACGCCGTACTCTTCGAACGGTACCCGGCAATACGTACAGTCGTTCTGCCATTGTACGGTCAATTCGGGAACTTGGTACGCTTGGATATTTTAGTCCGGAAGGAATTTCTCCGAATATAAACCCCAATCGTGAGGAAGGAACCGTAGATATCAGTTACGAATTGGACGAATCACAGGGCACGGATAACTTTGAGTTTTCAGGTGGTTTTGGAGGACGTCAGATCGGTATCATTTTATCTGCCCGGGTGAATTTCAATAACTTTTCAATTGGGCGGGTGTTCGAACCCGGTGGTTGGAGCCCGATTCCTTCAGGGGATGGGCAAAAATTATCGTTGGGTGTGCAGGTTACCGGTCGTGGGTATCAGAGCTATAGCTTTAGTTTTACAGAGCCCTGGTTGAAGGGCAGACCTACTTCGCTTGGTGTAAGCATGTCGTACAATTTTTATAATTATAGCAACACGTATTACGGTAGTCTGTCACAGGTAGCCGATAGAAGAAACGAGCTTTTTACAACCAGTGTAAGCTTAGGAAAGCAATTAGACTGGCCGGATGACTATTTTTCACAGCGTTTGATCTTAACGTACAACCGTTTTAATGTGCGTAATTTCAGTGGAATTTTTGAAGACGGCCGGGCAGATATTTTAACTCTCCGTGGAGTTCTTTCACGAAATTCATTGAATAATCCCATTTCTCCAAGTGCAGGTTCAGAGTTCGACCTTTCAGCAGAATTTGCCCTGCCTATTCCTGGATTTGCACAGTTCTATAAAATTAAAACCGGTTATCAGCACCACTATACCATTGTCGATAAACTGGTATTAAGCGGTAGTGTAGATTATGGTTATATGGGATACTTTAGCGATAATAAGCGAAGTAATTTCCAGCGGTTCTATTTAGGTGGTACTCAAATCCAGCAGCGTCAGAACTTTTTGAACGACAATATTGACTTGCGCGGCTATCCTGGTGGACAGGATGGTGTAATATCACCCGTAGATGAAAATCAATTCCAGGTTGGCGGTCGTGTATTCAACAAATATTCGATGGAACTCAGATACCCGGCGGTCAGTTCCGATCAAGTCCAGTTAATTCCGTATGTATTTATGGATGCCGGAAATGCATTCAATACTTTAAAAGAGTTTGATCCGTTTGAAGTGAAACGTGCTGTCGGTTTCGGTGCTCGTATTTTCTTACCGATTCTTGGATTGGTTGACTTAAGTTACGGTTATCGTTTGGATGGAACCGAGCCGTCATTTTATAATCAATCAGGTTTGCAGGCAGGCGAATGGGAGTTCTTATTTAACATTGGAACACCGTTTTAA
- a CDS encoding isoprenyl transferase gives MSLKPLSITDNSQTEEDKKLQERVKASGAIPEHIAIIMDGNGRWAQKKGNIRLFGHKAGVESVRDITESCAQLGVGYLTLYAFSTENWSRPSSEINGLMKLLVQTLRNEAERLNRNDIKLVTIGQTNRLPGKCQEQLQEVIDLTKDNQRMQLCLALSYSGRWDIKEAVKSIAREVQNGNIQPDEIDDERISSFLSTARIPDPDLIIRTSGEYRISNFLLWQLAYSELYITETYWPDFRRDELYQAIFSFQKRDRRYGKVKNGYNKSLSTSVINQITS, from the coding sequence ATGTCTTTAAAACCTTTATCAATAACAGATAACAGCCAAACAGAAGAAGATAAAAAGCTTCAGGAACGGGTAAAAGCATCCGGTGCTATACCCGAACACATAGCGATTATAATGGATGGCAATGGACGATGGGCACAGAAGAAAGGAAATATTCGTCTGTTTGGTCACAAAGCCGGAGTAGAGTCGGTACGGGATATTACGGAATCATGTGCACAACTTGGCGTTGGTTATCTGACACTTTACGCTTTTTCGACCGAGAATTGGAGCCGCCCTTCTTCAGAAATTAATGGCTTGATGAAACTCCTGGTTCAGACTCTCCGCAATGAAGCTGAACGTTTGAATCGAAATGATATAAAATTAGTAACAATCGGGCAGACGAACAGGTTACCCGGTAAGTGCCAGGAACAATTGCAGGAAGTGATTGATCTTACCAAAGATAATCAAAGGATGCAGTTGTGTTTGGCTCTAAGTTATTCGGGGCGATGGGATATTAAAGAAGCTGTAAAAAGTATTGCCAGAGAAGTTCAGAATGGAAACATCCAACCCGATGAAATTGATGATGAACGAATCAGTTCGTTTCTTTCAACGGCCAGGATACCCGACCCGGATCTGATTATCAGAACCAGTGGCGAATATCGAATCAGCAATTTTCTTTTATGGCAGCTTGCTTACTCAGAACTATATATAACAGAGACTTACTGGCCTGATTTTAGAAGGGATGAGCTATATCAGGCAATATTTTCATTTCAAAAGCGTGATAGAAGATACGGAAAAGTTAAAAACGGATATAACAAAAGCCTATCCACATCAGTTATAAATCAAATTACATCATAA
- the ribH gene encoding 6,7-dimethyl-8-ribityllumazine synthase, translated as MTVIEHKNDINWSDIKVAVVAARWNSFITDEMLEAAVQALRAKGIQDKNILTTRCPGAFEIPLTCKWCLEHLGVDGVIAIGAVIRGGTPHFDYVCDAVTRGITDLNLSSGKPVSFGVLTTDTVEQARERASEEKGNKGAEAALALCEMLVIQRSVRSLSEQKTP; from the coding sequence ATGACGGTAATAGAACATAAGAACGATATAAACTGGTCAGATATAAAAGTAGCTGTTGTGGCTGCCCGCTGGAATTCTTTTATAACCGATGAGATGCTGGAAGCGGCTGTTCAGGCATTGCGGGCAAAGGGAATCCAGGACAAGAATATTCTGACAACGCGATGTCCCGGCGCCTTCGAAATACCTTTAACCTGCAAATGGTGCCTGGAACACTTGGGGGTTGATGGAGTTATAGCAATTGGGGCAGTTATTCGTGGAGGCACGCCACACTTTGATTATGTTTGTGATGCTGTAACAAGAGGCATTACAGATTTAAACCTTTCCTCAGGTAAACCGGTATCTTTTGGTGTTTTAACAACCGATACTGTTGAGCAGGCCAGAGAACGGGCCAGTGAGGAGAAGGGAAATAAAGGTGCCGAAGCAGCTCTTGCACTCTGTGAAATGCTTGTAATCCAGAGATCTGTCCGCAGCTTGTCAGAGCAAAAAACACCTTGA